In the genome of bacterium, the window CGGCCAGCTTGTGATGGGGGCGTTATTTGGCTCGGTATTTAAACTGAAAATGAGCAAGAAAAAGGAAGGGCTGGATTTTAAGGTTACCGGACTTCGAGCGCGATGGCCTGATGCGCATTTAGTCCCTAAAGATGAGTGGCAAGGCATTTGGGCACTGCCAGTTCCCGATTGGGTGACGGAACTTCCACAAAAAACGCCAGAAGTCGAAGTTTGCCTCGAAACATGGGAATACGGCACAGTCGCCCAAATTCTCCACCTCGGTCCCTATAGCGAGGAAGGCCCGACGATCGAACGCTTACATGCATTCATAAAAGAAGCCGGCTACCAACTTGCCAGCCCACATGAAGAGGAATACCTCACCCGCCCCGACGCCAAAGAGCAAAAGACAATTATTCGGAACGTTGTGAAGAGATGACCATCCTGATCCTAGGG includes:
- a CDS encoding GyrI-like domain-containing protein, coding for MSMMGKLEPRIIEMLPQKVAVVYSKGDPNNVGQLVMGALFGSVFKLKMSKKKEGLDFKVTGLRARWPDAHLVPKDEWQGIWALPVPDWVTELPQKTPEVEVCLETWEYGTVAQILHLGPYSEEGPTIERLHAFIKEAGYQLASPHEEEYLTRPDAKEQKTIIRNVVKR